From the genome of Candidatus Binatus sp.:
TCTCTTGCGTCGAGGTGATGAACGCGTATCTCGATCAGGTCGATCGCCTGAACCCGCGCGTCAACGCGATCGTTTCGCTTTTGCCGCGGCAGGATCTGCTCGACCAGGCCAGAATTCGCGACGCGCAACTGGCTCGCGGCGAGCACCTTGGCTGGATGCACGGCTTTCCGCATGCGATCAAGGATCTCGAGCCGACCAGGGGCATCCGCACCACGATGGGCTCGCCGCTGCTCAAGAATTTTGTTCCGCCTGCGGACTCAATCCTGGTCGAGCGAATCAGGCTTGCGGGCGGGATCATTATCGGAAAAACAAACGTCCCGGAGTTTGGATTGGGATCGCAAACCTACAATCCCGTCTTTGGCACTACGCTCAACGCCTACGATCAATCGAAGACGTGTGGCGGTAGCAGCGGCGGCGCTGCCGTCGCGCTCGCGCTCAGGATGGTGCCAGTCGCGGACGGCAGCGATAACGGCGGCTCGCTCCGAAATCCCGCCGCGTTCAACAACGTGTTCGGATTGCGAACTTCGTTTGGCCGGGTTCCATCGCCGTTCAACGAGGTCTTTATGCCGTCGATTTCGGTGCACGGCCCTATGGCGCGGACGGTGCCGGACCTCGCGATGTTTCTGTCGGTGATCGGCGGATACGACGCGCGCACGCCGCTTTCGATTCGCCAGCACCCGGCTGAGTTTGCGGGGCCGCTCGGGCGCGACTTCGAAGGGACGCGTATCGGATGGGTCGGAGACTTTGGCGGACACATCCCGTTCGAATCAGGCGTGCTCGATCTCTGCAAAGGCGCGCTCAAGGTGTTCGAGGCGCTCGGATGCACGGTGGAACCCGCGACACCCGACTATCCGCTGGAGCCGGTGTGGAATAGCTGGCGCAAGATTCGGGCGTGGCAGATTGCAGCGATGCTCAACGGGGCCTATGCCGATCCTGCCAGGCGCGCGCTGATGA
Proteins encoded in this window:
- a CDS encoding amidase → MGRSANLRDRHNEIVSKASDIAEIIKLDAVALSSAIKSKRVSCVEVMNAYLDQVDRLNPRVNAIVSLLPRQDLLDQARIRDAQLARGEHLGWMHGFPHAIKDLEPTRGIRTTMGSPLLKNFVPPADSILVERIRLAGGIIIGKTNVPEFGLGSQTYNPVFGTTLNAYDQSKTCGGSSGGAAVALALRMVPVADGSDNGGSLRNPAAFNNVFGLRTSFGRVPSPFNEVFMPSISVHGPMARTVPDLAMFLSVIGGYDARTPLSIRQHPAEFAGPLGRDFEGTRIGWVGDFGGHIPFESGVLDLCKGALKVFEALGCTVEPATPDYPLEPVWNSWRKIRAWQIAAMLNGAYADPARRALMKPELQWEVENGLEAGALEIADALTVRTAWYQAVRGFFEKYDFMIAPAGQVFPFDAALHWPQEVGGASMDTYHRWMEVMIPISMSGCPALGAPAGFNERGLPMGIQIVGPNHAELACMQLAHAYDQAANWVKKRPPPLLSS